Proteins from a genomic interval of Bradyrhizobium sp. CCGB01:
- the ybgF gene encoding tol-pal system protein YbgF: MSSKFKAITGTVAIAALLSLCVPALAQSDDADPEMRIERLENQLRQLTGQNEELQYRNRQLEERLRALEGGAQGAPGQAPNVSALPPAQIAPTQVAPAYRQQQQAQPNYEQPQIAAPAPIVQEQPAPGAPGVRRRGDSFDPNQNPNAPGAPRALGGGQQPMPAGAQAGAPGGRGYGEPLDLSNNGPRYPQAAAPVQPAYPAQQGNPAPSGGAGLTTLPPSATPRDEFDLGIGYMQRKDYALAEQTMKNFAQKYPSDPLLGDAQYWLGESYFQRQQYRDSAEAFLAVTTKYDKSGKAPDALLRLGQSLAALKEKEAACAAFGEVGRKYPRASAGVKAAVDREQKRVKC, from the coding sequence ATGTCATCGAAATTCAAGGCAATTACCGGCACCGTGGCGATCGCCGCGCTGCTCTCTTTGTGCGTGCCCGCACTTGCGCAGTCGGACGATGCCGACCCCGAGATGCGGATCGAGCGGCTGGAGAACCAGCTGCGTCAGCTCACCGGCCAGAACGAAGAGCTGCAATATCGCAACCGCCAGCTCGAGGAGCGGCTGCGGGCGCTCGAGGGCGGCGCGCAGGGCGCGCCCGGACAGGCGCCCAATGTCTCGGCGCTGCCTCCAGCCCAGATCGCACCGACCCAGGTTGCGCCGGCCTATCGCCAGCAGCAGCAGGCTCAGCCGAACTACGAGCAGCCGCAGATCGCTGCTCCCGCGCCGATCGTTCAGGAGCAGCCGGCGCCCGGCGCGCCCGGCGTACGCCGCCGCGGTGATTCCTTCGATCCGAACCAGAACCCGAATGCGCCGGGCGCGCCGCGCGCGCTCGGTGGCGGGCAGCAGCCGATGCCGGCAGGCGCTCAGGCAGGTGCGCCCGGCGGCCGTGGCTACGGCGAGCCGCTCGATCTCTCCAATAACGGCCCCCGCTACCCGCAGGCAGCAGCACCCGTGCAGCCGGCCTATCCCGCCCAACAGGGGAATCCCGCGCCGTCAGGCGGCGCCGGTCTGACCACCCTGCCGCCCTCGGCAACGCCGCGCGACGAGTTCGACCTCGGCATCGGCTACATGCAGCGCAAGGACTATGCGCTGGCCGAGCAGACCATGAAGAATTTTGCGCAGAAATATCCGAGCGACCCGCTGCTCGGGGACGCGCAATACTGGCTCGGCGAGAGCTATTTCCAGCGCCAGCAATACCGCGACTCCGCGGAAGCCTTCCTTGCCGTCACCACCAAGTACGACAAGTCCGGCAAGGCGCCGGATGCGCTGCTGCGGCTCGGCCAGTCGCTGGCCGCGCTGAAGGAGAAGGAGGCCGCCTGCGCCGCCTTCGGCGAAGTCGGCCGCAAATATCCGCGCGCCTCCGCCGGCGTCAAAGCCGCGGTCGATCGCGAGCAGAAGCGGGTGAAGTGCTGA
- a CDS encoding bifunctional diguanylate cyclase/phosphodiesterase, with protein sequence MQLADQKQSDRDELEPILYAALINSMVQNFWAIFLGSASAAVAAVMTALKTGDVWLWPIAFLLIAIGTARAFQMRRYENRTQALSFDEARHLAPRYWLGALSYAAVLGVWAFVVIYLNEDAVADMLCVAIGIGYTAGGAARNYGQPRVIQWHVALACGPMSLALLLHGGFYHIGLAILLVFFFIGLKNINLTLHAIFVKALTSSFRESALASQFDTALNNMPHGLCMFRADGRLAVMNHRFGELMALPEDLVKRGATAADIVSACVAAGSISADSGKQILAEIEHARIREIVTADPDSARGRALAWTFQPMTGGGTVLLLEDITERTNAEARITHLARYDELTALPNRVSFRDEIERLLAISHDAERPSALLFVDLDQFKQVNDTLGHPCGDQLLCAVANRLREMLRPEDFVARFGGDEFVVFQQNIASPEDAASLARRIVERLSERYRIDNHLVEIGASVGIALTSPDGDVSADTLLKNADMALYRAKADGRGTFCFFRDEMAATVEARRILELDLRKALANEEFELFYQPLVNLKSGKITTCEALLRWNHPVRGTVSPIDIIPVAEDMGLIVDLGRWILRRACMECMKWPDGVSVAVNFSPQQFHQRDVLSEIRYALEVSGLPAHRLEIEITESSLLRNTQLTHDTLSQLHALGVRISLDDFGTGYSSLSYLHNFPMQKVKIDRSFLEGIDTDRPLTLLRGVARLSADLGMAVVVEGIETNEQLELISADGTVSEAQGYLFSRPVPAVRMRQLLNASHGRRGESLLHVVSSRSFA encoded by the coding sequence ATGCAGCTGGCCGACCAGAAGCAGAGCGATCGAGACGAGCTGGAGCCGATACTCTACGCCGCTCTCATCAACTCTATGGTGCAGAATTTCTGGGCGATCTTCCTCGGCTCGGCCTCCGCGGCCGTGGCCGCGGTCATGACTGCGCTGAAGACCGGTGACGTCTGGCTATGGCCGATCGCGTTCCTGCTGATCGCCATCGGCACCGCGCGCGCCTTCCAGATGCGCCGATACGAAAACCGCACGCAGGCGCTGTCATTCGACGAGGCCAGGCACCTGGCGCCGCGCTACTGGCTCGGCGCGCTGAGCTATGCGGCCGTGCTCGGCGTGTGGGCCTTCGTCGTGATCTATCTCAACGAGGATGCGGTTGCCGACATGCTCTGTGTCGCCATCGGCATCGGCTACACCGCCGGCGGCGCCGCCCGCAATTACGGCCAGCCCCGGGTGATCCAGTGGCACGTCGCGCTCGCCTGCGGACCGATGTCGCTCGCGCTTCTGCTGCATGGCGGCTTCTACCATATCGGGCTCGCCATCCTGCTCGTGTTCTTCTTCATCGGGCTGAAGAACATCAACCTCACCCTGCACGCGATCTTCGTCAAGGCGCTGACCTCGAGCTTTCGCGAATCCGCGCTGGCGAGCCAGTTCGACACCGCGCTCAACAACATGCCGCATGGCCTGTGCATGTTTCGCGCCGACGGGCGCCTCGCGGTGATGAACCACCGCTTCGGCGAGCTGATGGCGTTGCCCGAGGATCTGGTCAAGCGCGGCGCCACCGCCGCCGATATCGTGTCGGCCTGTGTCGCCGCAGGCTCCATCTCGGCGGACAGCGGCAAGCAGATCCTGGCCGAGATCGAGCATGCGCGGATCCGCGAGATCGTCACCGCCGATCCGGATTCCGCGCGCGGCCGCGCGCTGGCCTGGACGTTCCAGCCGATGACCGGCGGCGGCACGGTGCTGCTGCTGGAAGACATCACCGAACGCACCAACGCCGAAGCCCGGATCACCCATCTCGCCCGCTATGACGAACTCACGGCGCTGCCCAACCGCGTCAGCTTCCGCGACGAGATCGAACGGCTGCTGGCGATCTCGCACGACGCCGAGCGCCCTTCCGCGCTGCTGTTCGTCGATCTCGACCAGTTCAAGCAGGTCAACGACACGCTCGGCCATCCCTGCGGCGACCAGCTGCTGTGCGCGGTCGCCAACCGCCTGCGCGAGATGCTGCGCCCCGAGGATTTCGTCGCCCGCTTCGGCGGCGACGAGTTCGTCGTGTTCCAGCAGAACATCGCCTCGCCCGAGGACGCAGCCAGCCTGGCACGCCGCATCGTCGAGCGGCTGAGCGAGCGCTACCGCATCGACAATCATCTGGTCGAGATCGGCGCCAGCGTCGGCATCGCGCTGACCTCGCCGGACGGCGACGTCAGCGCCGACACGCTGCTCAAGAACGCCGACATGGCGCTCTACCGTGCCAAGGCCGACGGCCGCGGCACCTTCTGCTTCTTCCGCGACGAGATGGCGGCGACCGTCGAGGCCCGCCGCATCCTCGAGCTCGACCTGCGCAAGGCGCTGGCGAACGAGGAGTTCGAGCTGTTCTACCAGCCGCTGGTCAATCTGAAGTCCGGCAAGATCACCACCTGCGAGGCGCTGCTGCGCTGGAATCATCCGGTGCGCGGCACGGTCTCGCCGATCGACATCATCCCGGTCGCCGAGGACATGGGGCTGATCGTCGATCTCGGCCGCTGGATCCTGCGCCGCGCGTGCATGGAATGCATGAAGTGGCCCGACGGCGTCAGCGTCGCCGTCAACTTCTCGCCGCAGCAATTCCACCAGCGCGACGTGCTCAGTGAAATCCGCTACGCGCTCGAGGTCTCAGGGCTGCCGGCGCACCGCCTCGAGATCGAGATCACCGAGTCCTCGCTGCTGCGCAACACCCAGCTCACCCACGACACCCTGTCGCAACTGCATGCGCTCGGCGTGCGCATCTCGCTCGACGATTTCGGCACCGGCTATTCCAGCCTCAGCTATCTGCACAATTTCCCGATGCAGAAGGTGAAGATCGACCGCTCCTTCCTCGAGGGCATCGACACCGACCGGCCGCTGACGCTGCTGCGCGGCGTGGCGCGGCTGTCCGCCGATCTCGGCATGGCCGTCGTGGTCGAGGGCATCGAGACCAACGAGCAGCTCGAGCTGATCAGCGCCGACGGCACCGTCTCCGAGGCGCAAGGCTATCTGTTCAGCCGTCCGGTGCCCGCCGTGCGGATGCGCCAGCTCCTCAACGCCTCGCATGGACGGCGCGGCGAGAGCCTGCTTCACGTCGTCAGCTCACGCTCCTTCGCCTGA
- the pal gene encoding peptidoglycan-associated lipoprotein Pal, with protein MKYPMRILQGLKLAAVVAIALSMGACANKNAATDAMANAATPGSQQDFVVNVGDRVFFESDQTDLTPQAIVTLEKQAQWLQNYRQYSFTIEGHADERGTREYNIALGARRAQSVRSFLASRGIDPNRMRTISYGKERPVAVCNDISCWSQNRRAVTVLNASS; from the coding sequence ATGAAATATCCTATGCGTATCCTCCAGGGATTGAAGCTGGCTGCGGTGGTCGCGATCGCGCTGTCGATGGGCGCGTGCGCGAACAAGAACGCAGCGACGGATGCGATGGCCAACGCTGCGACGCCTGGCAGCCAGCAGGATTTCGTCGTGAACGTGGGCGACCGCGTGTTCTTCGAGAGCGACCAGACCGATCTGACGCCGCAGGCGATCGTGACCCTGGAGAAGCAGGCACAGTGGCTGCAGAACTATCGGCAGTACAGCTTCACCATCGAAGGTCATGCCGACGAGCGCGGCACCCGCGAATACAACATCGCGCTCGGCGCCCGCCGTGCCCAGTCGGTGCGTTCGTTCCTCGCCTCGCGCGGCATCGATCCGAACCGCATGCGCACGATCTCCTACGGCAAGGAGCGGCCGGTCGCCGTCTGTAACGACATCTCCTGCTGGTCGCAGAACCGTCGCGCCGTCACCGTGCTGAACGCGAGCTCCTGA
- the tilS gene encoding tRNA lysidine(34) synthetase TilS — MSDDDNSPISARAAKQLFAGLRSAPALLLAVSGGPDSVALMWLAARWQRSLARGPQLTVATVDHGLRPEATREAREVKRLAAELGLAHRTLRWRGAKPKTGLPAAAREARYRLLAQAARSVGASHVLTAHTRDDQAETLLMRLVRGSGLAGLSAMARLTERDGIVLVRPLLDVPKSQLIATLKRAKIGFADDPTNRDTAFTRPRLRALLPQLAAEGGDSRSLARLAARLSRANAAVEVLVDGAERFLQLQARGDAPQAGVRSFEASAFANLPEEVRLRLLLRAVNALGHEGPAELGKVEALSAALDQAMNQAMNQGMAAKPRAPANGRAILKQTLAGALISLAGGRIHIVPAPARRSPTGRRGDVTGGS, encoded by the coding sequence ATGTCAGACGACGACAATTCTCCGATCTCCGCTCGCGCGGCGAAGCAGCTCTTCGCCGGGCTCAGAAGCGCGCCTGCTCTGCTGCTCGCGGTGTCCGGCGGGCCTGACTCGGTCGCGCTGATGTGGCTCGCCGCGCGCTGGCAGCGCAGCCTTGCACGCGGTCCGCAACTGACCGTCGCCACCGTCGATCACGGCCTGCGCCCGGAGGCGACGCGCGAGGCGCGCGAGGTCAAGCGGCTGGCCGCTGAACTCGGGCTGGCGCACCGGACGCTGCGCTGGCGTGGCGCGAAGCCGAAGACCGGATTGCCGGCGGCCGCACGCGAAGCCCGCTACCGCCTGCTTGCGCAAGCCGCGCGCAGCGTCGGCGCGAGCCATGTGCTGACCGCCCACACCCGCGACGACCAGGCCGAGACCCTGCTGATGCGCCTTGTTCGCGGCAGCGGACTTGCCGGGCTGTCGGCGATGGCGCGCCTCACGGAGCGCGACGGCATCGTGCTGGTGCGCCCGCTGCTCGATGTCCCGAAGTCGCAGCTGATCGCGACCCTGAAGCGGGCGAAGATCGGCTTTGCCGATGACCCCACCAACCGCGACACCGCCTTCACCCGGCCGCGGCTGCGCGCGCTGCTGCCGCAACTCGCGGCCGAGGGTGGCGACAGCAGGAGTCTGGCGCGGCTCGCGGCGCGGCTTTCGCGCGCCAATGCGGCGGTCGAGGTGCTGGTCGACGGCGCCGAACGCTTCCTCCAGCTTCAGGCACGCGGCGATGCGCCGCAGGCGGGCGTTCGCAGCTTCGAGGCCTCGGCGTTCGCCAATCTGCCGGAGGAGGTCCGGCTGCGGCTGCTGCTGCGGGCCGTCAATGCCCTCGGCCATGAGGGGCCGGCGGAACTCGGCAAGGTCGAGGCCCTCTCGGCCGCGCTCGATCAGGCCATGAATCAGGCCATGAATCAGGGCATGGCGGCAAAGCCCCGCGCACCCGCAAATGGCCGTGCGATCTTGAAGCAGACCCTTGCCGGAGCCTTGATCAGCCTCGCGGGGGGGCGTATCCACATCGTGCCGGCGCCGGCCCGGCGGTCCCCAACAGGACGTCGAGGGGACGTGACAGGCGGATCATGA
- the ftsH gene encoding ATP-dependent zinc metalloprotease FtsH has translation MNANLRNFALWVIIVLLLLALFTLFQNPGQRASSQDIAFSQLLSEVDRGNVRDVVIQGPDIHGTFTNGSSFQTYAPNDPTLVKRLYDSKVQITAKPPGDNVPWFVSLLVSWLPFIALIGVWIFLSRQMQGGAGKAMGFGKSRAKMLTEAHGRVTFEDVAGVDEAKQDLQEIVEFLRDPGKFQRLGGRIPRGVLLVGPPGTGKTLIARAVAGEANVPFFTISGSDFVEMFVGVGASRVRDMFEQAKKNAPCIIFIDEIDAVGRHRGAGLGGGNDEREQTLNQLLVEMDGFEANEGVILIAATNRPDVLDPALLRPGRFDRQVVVPNPDVVGREQILKVHVRKVPLAPDINLKTIARGTPGFSGADLMNLVNEAALTAARRNKRMVTQAEFEEAKDKVMMGAERKSLVMTEEEKLLTAYHEGGHAIVGLNVVATDPIHKATIIPRGRALGMVMQLPERDKLSMSLEQMTSRLAIMMGGRVAEELIFGREKVTSGASSDIEQATRLARMMVTRWGLSEALGTVSYGENQDEVFLGMSVSRTQNASEATVQKIDTEIRRFVEEGYNEATRILTEKRADLEALAKGLLEFETLSGDEIVDLLKGKKPNRESVLEPTTPRASAVPPAGKSRPRPDPDPGLEPQPQA, from the coding sequence ATGAACGCCAATCTGCGCAATTTCGCCCTCTGGGTCATCATTGTCTTGCTGCTGTTGGCGTTGTTCACGCTCTTCCAGAATCCGGGTCAGCGCGCCTCCTCGCAGGACATCGCCTTCTCCCAGCTCCTGAGCGAAGTTGACCGCGGCAATGTGCGCGACGTCGTGATCCAGGGGCCGGACATCCACGGCACCTTCACCAACGGCTCGAGCTTCCAGACCTATGCGCCGAACGACCCGACGCTGGTGAAGCGCCTCTATGACAGCAAGGTCCAGATCACCGCGAAGCCGCCCGGCGACAACGTGCCGTGGTTCGTCTCGCTGCTGGTCTCCTGGCTGCCCTTCATCGCGCTGATCGGCGTCTGGATCTTCCTGTCGCGGCAGATGCAGGGCGGCGCCGGCAAGGCGATGGGCTTTGGCAAGTCGCGTGCGAAGATGCTCACCGAAGCGCATGGCCGCGTCACCTTCGAGGACGTCGCCGGCGTGGACGAAGCCAAGCAGGACCTCCAGGAGATCGTCGAATTCCTCCGCGACCCCGGCAAATTCCAGCGCCTCGGCGGCCGGATCCCGCGCGGCGTGCTGCTGGTCGGTCCTCCCGGTACCGGTAAGACCCTGATCGCGCGTGCGGTCGCGGGCGAAGCCAACGTGCCGTTCTTCACCATTTCCGGTTCGGACTTCGTCGAAATGTTCGTCGGCGTCGGCGCGAGCCGCGTCCGCGACATGTTCGAGCAGGCCAAGAAGAACGCGCCCTGCATCATCTTCATCGACGAAATCGACGCGGTCGGTCGTCACCGTGGCGCCGGTCTCGGCGGCGGCAATGACGAGCGCGAGCAGACGCTGAACCAGTTGCTGGTCGAGATGGACGGCTTCGAGGCCAACGAAGGCGTGATCCTGATCGCCGCGACCAACCGTCCCGACGTGCTCGATCCCGCGCTGCTGCGTCCGGGCCGCTTCGATCGTCAGGTCGTGGTGCCCAATCCCGACGTCGTCGGCCGCGAGCAGATCCTCAAGGTTCACGTCCGCAAGGTGCCGCTGGCGCCGGATATCAACCTCAAGACCATCGCGCGCGGCACCCCGGGCTTCTCCGGCGCCGACCTGATGAACCTCGTCAACGAGGCCGCCCTGACCGCTGCCCGCCGCAACAAGCGGATGGTGACCCAGGCCGAGTTCGAGGAAGCAAAAGACAAGGTGATGATGGGCGCCGAGCGCAAGTCGCTCGTCATGACCGAAGAAGAAAAGTTGCTGACGGCCTACCACGAGGGCGGCCACGCCATCGTCGGCCTCAACGTCGTCGCGACCGATCCGATCCACAAGGCGACCATCATTCCGCGCGGCCGCGCGCTGGGCATGGTCATGCAGCTGCCCGAGCGCGACAAGCTGTCGATGTCTCTGGAGCAGATGACCTCGCGGCTCGCCATCATGATGGGTGGCCGCGTTGCCGAAGAGCTGATCTTCGGCCGCGAGAAGGTGACGTCAGGTGCGTCTTCCGACATCGAGCAGGCCACGCGTCTGGCTCGCATGATGGTGACGCGCTGGGGCTTGTCCGAGGCGCTCGGCACCGTGTCCTACGGCGAGAACCAGGACGAGGTCTTCCTGGGCATGTCGGTGTCGCGCACCCAGAACGCGTCGGAAGCGACGGTTCAGAAGATCGACACCGAGATCCGGCGTTTCGTGGAAGAGGGCTACAACGAAGCGACCCGCATTCTCACCGAGAAGCGCGCCGATCTCGAAGCTCTCGCCAAGGGCCTGCTCGAGTTCGAGACGCTCTCCGGCGACGAGATCGTCGATCTGCTCAAGGGCAAGAAGCCGAACCGCGAGTCCGTGCTCGAGCCGACCACGCCGCGCGCCTCCGCCGTGCCCCCGGCCGGCAAGTCGCGCCCGCGCCCCGATCCGGATCCCGGCCTGGAGCCGCAGCCGCAGGCGTAA